A genomic region of Gossypium hirsutum isolate 1008001.06 chromosome D01, Gossypium_hirsutum_v2.1, whole genome shotgun sequence contains the following coding sequences:
- the LOC107921823 gene encoding basic form of pathogenesis-related protein 1, whose amino-acid sequence MKVWFTKLSSAICFMTLCLSHFSEAQNSPQDFVNAHNVIRAAVGVGPLVWNRTVASYAQKYADKRMKDCEMEHSYGPYGENLAEGYGNLDGVDAVKMWASEKPDYDHSSNSCVSSGDDCLHYTQIVWSKSVHLGCGRAKCANGWVFVICSYDPVGNVEGERPY is encoded by the coding sequence ATGAAGGTGTGGTTCACCAAACTTTCCTCAGCTATATGCTTCATGACCCTATGTTTATCTCACTTCTCAGAAGCTCAAAATTCTCCTCAAGACTTTGTGAATGCTCATAACGTGATCCGTGCTGCGGTTGGAGTTGGCCCTCTTGTTTGGAACCGAACTGTGGCTTCTTATGCTCAAAAGTACGCCGATAAAAGGATGAAGGACTGCGAGATGGAGCATTCATACGGACCTTATGGTGAAAACCTTGCTGAAGGCTATGGCAACTTGGATGGTGTTGATGCTGTCAAAATGTGGGCTAGTGAAAAGCCTGATTATGATCACAGTTCCAACAGCTGCGTTAGTAGTGGTGATGATTGCTTACACTATACTCAAATTGTTTGGAGCAAGTCGGTTCATCTTGGGTGCGGTAGAGCTAAGTGTGCCAATGGTTGGGTTTTTGTCATTTGCAGCTATGATCCAGTTGGAAATGTTGAGGGTGAACGCCCTTATTAA